From Herbiconiux flava, one genomic window encodes:
- a CDS encoding alpha/beta fold hydrolase, translating into MSPTSARSGAPRAERAEWGDGCAHPGRTRDTRAGWLMGRVGDLIEGLREGLHDPKAPLLHVAIDTGEPQVEHPGPVVVMVHGIASSAATFHFVIPLVEPQQRVIAIELLGFGGSPQPEGSEYTLHEHVAALARTIRSLHLAEPFVLVGHSLGCLIGARYAATHLEHISKLVLVSPPVYLSPAEIGDPRVRLQMAGYLQALQFFRANKDFTIARAAVVSKLLPVEHVMEITEQNWTPFVKSLQNCIESQTVISDLARVERPIEVVYGRLDEFLVPGNLAIIERMRGVTTHVVAASDHMIRKPMARVVAAAIASPPTPLAD; encoded by the coding sequence GTGTCTCCCACCTCTGCCCGCTCTGGCGCCCCGCGCGCCGAGCGGGCAGAGTGGGGTGACGGATGCGCCCACCCGGGCCGCACCCGCGACACGAGGGCGGGGTGGCTCATGGGCCGGGTCGGCGATCTGATCGAGGGGCTGCGCGAGGGCCTGCACGACCCGAAGGCGCCACTGCTGCACGTGGCGATCGACACCGGGGAACCGCAGGTCGAGCATCCGGGCCCCGTCGTCGTGATGGTGCACGGCATCGCCTCGAGCGCGGCCACCTTCCACTTCGTGATTCCGCTGGTCGAGCCGCAGCAGCGCGTGATCGCGATCGAGCTGCTCGGCTTCGGCGGCAGCCCCCAGCCCGAGGGTTCCGAGTACACGCTCCATGAGCACGTGGCGGCGCTGGCGCGCACCATCCGCTCGCTGCATCTCGCCGAGCCGTTCGTGCTCGTCGGGCACTCGCTCGGTTGCCTGATCGGCGCGCGCTACGCCGCCACCCATCTCGAGCACATCTCGAAGCTCGTGCTGGTCAGCCCGCCCGTGTACCTGTCTCCGGCCGAGATCGGCGACCCGCGGGTGCGGCTGCAGATGGCGGGCTACCTGCAGGCGCTGCAGTTCTTCCGCGCGAACAAGGACTTCACGATCGCCCGGGCCGCCGTCGTGTCGAAGCTGCTGCCGGTGGAGCACGTGATGGAGATCACCGAGCAGAACTGGACTCCGTTCGTGAAGTCGCTGCAGAACTGCATCGAGTCGCAGACGGTGATCAGCGACCTCGCTCGGGTCGAGCGGCCGATCGAGGTGGTCTACGGGCGGCTCGACGAGTTCCTCGTGCCGGGCAACCTGGCGATCATCGAGCGGATGCGCGGAGTCACCACGCACGTCGTCGCCGCGAGCGACCACATGATCCGCAAGCCCATGGCCCGCGTCGTCGCGGCGGCCATCGCGTCGCCGCCGACCCCGCTCGCCGACTGA
- the purD gene encoding phosphoribosylamine--glycine ligase — protein MKILVLGSGAREHAIITALRREGDGPEGGAHDIVAAPGNAGIAADVPVVDLDANDPQAVTGYVLENDVQFVVIGPEAPLVAGVADALRTRGIPVFGPGRAAAALEGSKAFAKRVMEEAGVPTGGATTASTLAEAEAALAVFGAPYVVKADGLAAGKGVLVTSDLEAATAHARHWLEHGDVLIEEFLDGEEVSLFLLSDGHSVAPLSPAQDYKRLGEGDEGPNTGGMGAYSPLPWLADRFGSETAFVDEVIETIALPTVRQLASEDTPFIGLLYCGLILTPRGIRVIEFNARFGDPETQVVLPRLETPLSTLLFAAATGTLETQPRPVFSDEVAVTVVLASENYPGSPVTGRRITGLEGAVGVEGVSVLHAATDLDEVTDAEGRPVLRATGGRVLNVVATAPSFAVARDRVYGVLEGIRLEGGQYRRDIAARVAEEVR, from the coding sequence GTGAAGATCCTCGTACTCGGCTCCGGCGCGCGCGAGCACGCCATCATCACGGCGCTGCGGCGCGAGGGCGACGGGCCGGAGGGCGGGGCGCACGACATCGTGGCCGCCCCGGGCAACGCCGGCATCGCCGCCGACGTGCCGGTCGTCGACCTCGACGCGAACGACCCGCAGGCCGTCACGGGCTACGTGCTCGAGAACGACGTGCAGTTCGTCGTCATCGGCCCCGAGGCGCCGCTGGTCGCCGGGGTGGCCGACGCGCTGCGCACGCGGGGCATCCCCGTCTTCGGTCCAGGCCGGGCCGCCGCCGCGCTCGAGGGCAGCAAGGCCTTCGCGAAACGCGTGATGGAGGAGGCGGGCGTGCCCACGGGCGGCGCTACCACCGCCTCGACGCTGGCCGAGGCCGAGGCGGCCCTCGCCGTCTTCGGTGCCCCCTACGTGGTCAAGGCCGACGGTCTCGCCGCCGGCAAGGGCGTGCTCGTCACGAGCGACCTCGAGGCGGCCACCGCCCACGCCCGGCACTGGCTCGAGCACGGCGACGTGCTGATCGAGGAGTTCCTCGACGGCGAGGAGGTCTCGCTCTTCCTGCTCTCCGACGGCCACTCGGTCGCCCCGCTCTCCCCCGCGCAGGACTACAAGCGCCTCGGTGAGGGCGACGAGGGGCCGAACACCGGCGGCATGGGCGCCTACTCGCCGCTGCCCTGGCTCGCCGACCGCTTCGGCAGCGAGACCGCCTTCGTCGACGAGGTGATCGAGACGATCGCGCTGCCGACCGTGCGGCAACTCGCCTCCGAGGACACCCCGTTCATCGGCCTGCTCTACTGCGGGCTCATCCTCACACCGCGCGGCATCCGGGTGATCGAGTTCAACGCGCGCTTCGGCGACCCCGAGACGCAGGTGGTGCTGCCCCGGCTCGAGACGCCCCTCAGCACCCTGCTGTTCGCCGCCGCGACGGGCACGCTCGAGACGCAGCCCCGTCCCGTCTTCTCCGACGAGGTCGCGGTCACCGTCGTGCTCGCCAGCGAGAACTACCCCGGCTCGCCGGTCACCGGCCGCCGGATCACGGGCCTCGAGGGCGCCGTCGGCGTCGAGGGCGTGAGCGTGCTGCACGCGGCCACCGACCTCGACGAGGTGACGGATGCGGAGGGTCGCCCCGTCCTGCGGGCCACCGGCGGGCGCGTGCTCAACGTGGTCGCGACAGCGCCCTCGTTCGCCGTGGCGCGTGATCGTGTGTACGGGGTGCTGGAGGGCATCCGTCTCGAAGGCGGGCAGTACCGCCGCGACATCGCGGCCCGGGTCGCCGAGGAGGTGCGCTGA
- a CDS encoding phosphoribosylaminoimidazolesuccinocarboxamide synthase, with protein MASVSSASAPVAPGWRHVYSGKVRDLYVPADTAQDARPAALLVVASDRVSAFDHVLEPGIHGKGELLTELSRWWFHQLRTVPNHLVAVREGLPPVPAELEARSMVVKSLEMFPVECVVRGYLSGSGWKEYQASESVCGIALPAGLHDGDRLPQPIYTPAYKAPLGEHDENISFERTVELIGLSDATALRELSLEIYERASAIAEARGVILADTKFEFGRDPETGAITLADEVLTSDSSRYWDAAAYDSGERTASFDKQIVRNWLAANWDQVGPPPTLPQEIVERTAARYAELLQRLTA; from the coding sequence ATGGCCTCGGTGAGCAGCGCATCCGCCCCCGTCGCGCCCGGCTGGCGGCACGTCTACAGCGGCAAGGTGCGCGACCTGTACGTGCCCGCCGACACGGCTCAGGATGCTCGTCCCGCCGCGCTGCTCGTGGTCGCCAGCGATCGCGTGAGTGCGTTCGACCACGTGCTGGAGCCGGGCATCCACGGCAAGGGCGAGCTGCTCACCGAGCTCAGCCGCTGGTGGTTCCACCAGCTGCGCACCGTGCCGAACCACCTCGTGGCCGTGCGGGAGGGGCTGCCGCCGGTGCCGGCGGAGCTCGAGGCGCGGTCGATGGTGGTCAAGTCGCTGGAGATGTTCCCGGTGGAGTGCGTCGTGCGCGGGTACCTCTCGGGCAGCGGCTGGAAGGAGTACCAGGCGTCCGAGAGCGTCTGCGGCATCGCCCTCCCGGCCGGGCTGCACGACGGCGACCGGCTGCCGCAGCCGATCTACACGCCGGCCTACAAGGCGCCGCTCGGTGAGCACGACGAGAACATCAGCTTCGAGCGCACGGTGGAGCTGATCGGACTGTCCGACGCGACGGCGCTGCGCGAGCTCTCGCTCGAGATCTACGAGCGGGCGTCCGCGATCGCGGAGGCGCGCGGGGTCATCCTGGCCGACACGAAGTTCGAGTTCGGGCGCGACCCCGAGACGGGGGCGATCACGCTCGCCGACGAGGTGCTGACCAGCGACTCGTCGCGCTACTGGGATGCGGCGGCCTACGACTCGGGCGAGCGCACCGCGAGCTTCGACAAGCAGATCGTGCGCAACTGGCTCGCGGCGAACTGGGACCAGGTGGGGCCGCCGCCGACGCTGCCGCAGGAGATCGTGGAGCGCACGGCGGCCCGTTACGCGGAGCTGCTGCAGCGCCTCACGGCCTAG
- a CDS encoding VOC family protein, whose amino-acid sequence MSDETTTPTPTPIAATGVHTTGGLPHGSTSLTPHLVVSPGEAALAFYRDVLGARVVDVTRFPTSDGTELVAHAVLDFGTGQLTLSDALPDYGLVAPDPATGSSFSLALYRPDVDAVAAAAEAAGAVVREHPATFVSGDRFASIVDPFGVRWSIMTRVEDVSPEESARRVAEWAATQSA is encoded by the coding sequence ATGAGCGATGAGACGACCACCCCGACCCCCACCCCGATCGCGGCCACCGGCGTGCACACGACCGGCGGCCTGCCGCACGGCTCCACCTCGCTCACCCCGCACCTCGTGGTCTCGCCCGGGGAGGCCGCGCTGGCGTTCTATCGCGACGTGCTCGGCGCGCGCGTCGTCGACGTCACCCGCTTCCCGACGTCCGACGGCACCGAGCTCGTCGCCCACGCCGTGCTCGACTTCGGCACCGGGCAGCTCACCCTGAGCGACGCGCTGCCCGACTACGGCCTCGTCGCTCCCGACCCGGCCACGGGATCGTCGTTCTCGCTCGCGCTCTACCGGCCCGACGTCGACGCGGTCGCCGCCGCGGCGGAGGCGGCCGGGGCGGTCGTGCGCGAGCATCCGGCCACCTTCGTCTCGGGGGACCGCTTCGCCTCGATCGTCGACCCGTTCGGGGTGCGCTGGTCGATCATGACCCGCGTCGAGGACGTCTCGCCCGAGGAGAGCGCGCGCCGCGTCGCGGAGTGGGCCGCCACGCAGTCGGCCTGA
- a CDS encoding sterol carrier family protein, whose product MGKARIPDEVGSAAVSAATGDFDAASRDTRASAVRWLLQRLADEAPGNSVEVRVPPFGAVQCIEGPGHTRGTPPNVVEMDARTWLQLATGTLAWADGLATARIHASGQRADLSAHVPVR is encoded by the coding sequence ATGGGCAAGGCACGCATTCCGGACGAGGTGGGGTCGGCGGCGGTCTCGGCGGCCACGGGCGACTTCGACGCGGCGAGCCGGGACACCCGTGCATCCGCTGTTCGCTGGTTGCTGCAGCGGCTCGCCGACGAGGCACCGGGCAACTCCGTCGAGGTGCGCGTGCCGCCGTTCGGTGCCGTGCAGTGCATCGAGGGGCCGGGCCACACCCGGGGCACCCCGCCGAACGTGGTCGAGATGGATGCCCGCACCTGGCTGCAGCTCGCCACCGGAACGCTCGCGTGGGCCGACGGGCTCGCGACGGCGCGCATCCACGCCTCGGGGCAGCGGGCCGATCTGTCGGCGCACGTGCCGGTGCGCTGA
- a CDS encoding ATP-dependent DNA ligase, whose product MAASSANEQTVTVGGHRLRISNLDKVLYPETGTTKADVLRYYAEIATVLVPHSRNRPATRKRWVHGVGSDEHPGQVFFQKNLDEGTPDWVKRVDVQHSDHVNTYPLVNNAATLAWLAQIAALEIHVPQWRVDAHGRRKNPDRFVIDLDPGEGAGLPECVEVAKLARTILTGMGLDPVPVTSGSKGIHLYAALDGSQTSDEVSAVAHELARALEADHPELVVSDMKKSLRTGKVLVDWSQNNGNKTTICPYSLRGRSRPTVAVPRTWRELASKNLRQLELDEVLARMKKRDDPLAESADAPGAVEAPAGEWHSNRSPGDQPDAHPAAASSTDRLTTYRAKRDQAKTPEPVPAATPVSTDGRSFVVQEHHARRLHWDFRLEHDGVLVSWALPKGVPDDPGQNHLAVQTEDHPLEYGTFEGSIPAGEYGAGTVTIWDFGTYELEKWRDGKEIIVTLHGQPSGGLGDPRKVVLIHTGRGDSGKNNWLIHRMRAGAESDDPVDRRRDASAERPAARARQKVLSPEQPGRGIKPMLAILATQADLDDEDAYAFEMKWDGIRAIARVDRGTATLHTRNGNDVTPAYPELTDALTALYPDRSLVLDGEIVALDKAGRPSFGRLQQRMGLTKPRDVAAARTQVAVDLMVFDLLELDGASLVKETYDERRRMLADTLPADEGPLHLPPAFDGDLRHALDASRTLGLEGVMAKRRDSTYSTTRSRAWLKLKHHLAQEVVIGGWRPGQGRRAAQIGSLLLGVPDADGTLRYVGRVGTGFSDRDLTAITERLARLNRKTSPFADVPAADARDAVWVTPSVVGEVSFAEWTSTDRLRQPSWRGFRPDKSPAEVTREG is encoded by the coding sequence ATGGCGGCGTCGAGCGCGAACGAGCAGACCGTGACGGTGGGCGGCCACCGCCTGCGCATCTCCAATCTCGACAAGGTGCTCTACCCAGAGACGGGCACCACGAAGGCGGATGTCCTGCGGTACTACGCCGAGATCGCGACAGTTCTCGTCCCGCACTCCCGCAACCGGCCGGCCACGCGCAAGCGCTGGGTGCACGGGGTCGGCAGCGACGAGCATCCGGGCCAGGTGTTCTTCCAGAAGAACCTCGACGAGGGCACCCCCGACTGGGTGAAGCGGGTCGACGTCCAGCACTCCGACCACGTCAACACCTACCCGCTGGTGAACAACGCGGCCACGCTGGCCTGGCTGGCGCAGATCGCGGCGCTCGAGATCCATGTGCCGCAGTGGCGGGTGGATGCGCACGGCCGCCGCAAGAATCCCGACCGCTTCGTGATCGACCTCGACCCCGGCGAGGGTGCCGGGCTGCCCGAGTGCGTCGAGGTCGCGAAGCTCGCCCGCACGATCCTCACGGGCATGGGGCTCGACCCGGTGCCGGTGACGAGCGGCAGCAAGGGCATCCATCTCTATGCCGCACTCGACGGCTCGCAGACGAGCGACGAGGTCTCGGCCGTCGCGCACGAGCTGGCGCGGGCGCTGGAGGCCGACCACCCGGAGCTCGTCGTCAGCGACATGAAGAAGTCGCTGCGCACCGGCAAGGTGCTCGTCGACTGGAGCCAGAACAACGGCAACAAGACGACGATCTGCCCGTACTCGCTGCGGGGGCGGTCGCGGCCGACCGTCGCGGTGCCCCGCACCTGGCGCGAGCTCGCGTCGAAGAACCTGCGGCAGCTCGAGCTCGACGAGGTGCTCGCCCGCATGAAGAAGCGGGACGACCCTCTGGCCGAGAGCGCCGATGCGCCTGGCGCCGTCGAGGCGCCGGCGGGCGAATGGCACTCCAATCGCTCTCCCGGCGATCAGCCGGATGCGCATCCCGCCGCCGCCTCAAGCACCGACCGCCTCACCACCTACCGCGCCAAGCGCGACCAGGCGAAGACACCGGAGCCCGTCCCGGCCGCTACCCCGGTCTCGACGGACGGCCGCAGCTTCGTCGTCCAGGAGCATCACGCCCGGCGCCTGCACTGGGACTTCCGGCTCGAGCACGACGGGGTGCTCGTCTCCTGGGCGCTGCCGAAGGGCGTGCCCGACGACCCGGGCCAGAACCATCTCGCGGTGCAGACCGAGGACCACCCGCTCGAGTACGGCACCTTCGAGGGGAGTATTCCCGCCGGGGAATACGGAGCCGGAACGGTGACCATCTGGGACTTCGGGACGTATGAGCTCGAGAAATGGCGCGACGGCAAGGAGATCATCGTCACGCTCCACGGCCAGCCGTCGGGCGGGCTGGGCGACCCGCGGAAGGTGGTGCTGATCCACACGGGCCGCGGGGACAGTGGCAAGAACAACTGGCTGATTCATCGCATGCGCGCTGGAGCTGAAAGCGACGATCCAGTGGATCGTCGCCGCGACGCCAGCGCCGAGCGGCCAGCCGCTCGGGCTCGCCAGAAGGTTTTGTCCCCTGAACAACCCGGCCGGGGAATCAAGCCGATGCTGGCCATTCTGGCAACCCAGGCGGACCTGGACGACGAGGACGCCTACGCGTTCGAGATGAAGTGGGACGGCATCCGCGCCATCGCCCGCGTCGACCGCGGCACCGCCACCCTGCACACCCGCAACGGCAACGACGTCACCCCCGCCTACCCCGAGCTGACGGATGCTCTGACAGCCCTCTACCCCGACCGCTCGCTCGTGCTCGACGGCGAGATCGTCGCCCTCGACAAGGCCGGCCGCCCCAGCTTCGGCCGCCTGCAGCAGCGCATGGGCCTGACGAAGCCCCGCGACGTCGCGGCGGCCCGCACCCAGGTCGCGGTCGACCTGATGGTCTTCGACCTGCTCGAGCTCGACGGCGCATCCCTCGTGAAGGAGACGTACGACGAACGGCGACGGATGCTCGCCGACACCCTGCCCGCCGATGAGGGCCCTCTCCACCTCCCGCCCGCGTTCGACGGCGACCTCCGGCACGCGCTCGACGCGAGCCGCACGCTCGGCCTCGAGGGGGTGATGGCGAAGCGGCGCGACAGCACCTACTCGACCACCCGCTCGCGCGCCTGGCTGAAGCTCAAGCACCACCTCGCACAGGAGGTCGTGATCGGCGGCTGGCGCCCCGGCCAGGGTCGGCGCGCCGCGCAGATCGGCTCGCTGCTGCTGGGGGTTCCCGACGCCGACGGCACGCTGCGCTATGTCGGCCGCGTCGGCACCGGCTTCTCCGACCGCGACCTCACCGCGATCACCGAACGCCTCGCCCGCCTCAACCGGAAGACCTCACCCTTCGCCGACGTGCCCGCAGCGGATGCGCGTGACGCCGTCTGGGTCACCCCCTCCGTCGTCGGCGAGGTCTCCTTCGCCGAGTGGACCTCGACCGACCGCCTCCGCCAGCCCTCCTGGCGCGGCTTCCGCCCCGACAAGTCGCCGGCAGAGGTGACCCGCGAGGGGTGA
- a CDS encoding alpha/beta fold hydrolase: MDLILIPGFWLNGDSWNDVAPALRDAGFTVHTPTLSGLHSVDDDRSDVTLASQIAEVVALVDSIEAGREIVLVGHSGGGSIIHAVVDARPERIRRAVYVDSWPTADGVAINEELEVAGDEVPLPGWGEFGEADLRGLTDDLRAWFRRIAIPQPVHVARDPQRLHDPRRYAVPVTLVASTFTREELDGYLAAGHPYFAELPHLASLTVVELPTGHWPQFTRPADLAAALTEAARG; encoded by the coding sequence ATGGACCTCATCCTCATCCCCGGCTTCTGGCTGAACGGCGACTCGTGGAACGACGTGGCGCCCGCGCTGCGCGACGCCGGCTTCACCGTGCACACGCCCACGTTGTCCGGCCTGCACTCGGTCGACGACGACCGCAGCGACGTCACCCTGGCGTCGCAGATCGCCGAGGTGGTGGCGCTCGTCGACTCGATCGAGGCCGGGCGCGAGATCGTGCTCGTGGGGCACTCGGGCGGCGGGTCGATCATCCACGCGGTGGTGGATGCGCGGCCGGAGCGCATCCGGCGGGCGGTGTACGTCGACAGCTGGCCGACCGCCGACGGAGTCGCGATCAACGAGGAGCTCGAGGTGGCGGGCGACGAGGTTCCGCTGCCCGGCTGGGGCGAGTTCGGCGAGGCCGACCTGCGCGGGCTGACCGACGATCTACGGGCGTGGTTCCGGCGCATCGCGATCCCGCAGCCGGTGCATGTGGCGCGCGATCCGCAGCGGCTGCACGACCCGCGCCGCTACGCGGTGCCGGTCACCCTCGTCGCGAGCACCTTCACCCGCGAGGAGCTCGACGGCTACCTCGCGGCCGGCCACCCCTATTTCGCCGAGCTGCCGCACCTGGCGTCGCTCACGGTCGTCGAACTCCCCACGGGCCACTGGCCCCAGTTCACCCGCCCGGCCGACCTCGCCGCGGCCCTCACGGAGGCCGCCCGCGGCTGA
- a CDS encoding NAD(P)-dependent alcohol dehydrogenase: MLTVNAYAAPSATEPLVKTTIERRDLGPNDVLIEIAYSGICHSDIHTVRGDWGPQQYPLTVGHEIVGTVTEVGSDVTLHQVGDRVGVGCMVNSCRECENCLAGQQQYCLKGNTGTYASVDRDGTITQGGYSTHVVVVEDFVLRVPESIPFEKAAPLLCAGITTYSPLSHWNAGPGKRVAVVGLGGLGHMAVKIAHAMGAEVTVLSQTLSKKDDGLKLGADHYYATKDEATFRDLKNSFDLIINTVSAVIDLDAYLSLLALDGTMVNVGAPGQALPLHVFTLFGNRRSFAGSGIGSIGETQEMLDFCAEHGIAPETELISADYINEAYERVLNSDVRYRFVIDASTFA, translated from the coding sequence ATGCTGACCGTCAACGCCTACGCCGCCCCCTCTGCCACCGAGCCGCTCGTCAAGACCACCATCGAGCGCCGCGACCTCGGCCCGAACGATGTGCTGATCGAGATCGCCTACTCGGGCATCTGCCACTCCGACATCCACACCGTACGCGGCGACTGGGGCCCCCAGCAGTACCCGCTCACCGTCGGTCACGAGATCGTCGGAACCGTCACCGAGGTCGGGTCCGACGTCACTCTGCACCAGGTCGGCGACCGCGTCGGCGTCGGCTGCATGGTGAACTCGTGCCGCGAGTGCGAGAACTGCCTCGCCGGGCAGCAGCAGTACTGCCTGAAGGGCAACACCGGAACCTACGCGAGCGTCGATCGCGACGGCACCATCACGCAGGGCGGCTACTCCACCCACGTCGTGGTCGTCGAGGACTTCGTGCTGCGCGTGCCCGAGTCGATCCCGTTCGAGAAGGCCGCCCCGCTGCTCTGCGCCGGCATCACGACCTACTCGCCCCTCAGCCACTGGAACGCCGGCCCCGGCAAGCGCGTCGCCGTCGTCGGCCTCGGCGGGCTCGGCCACATGGCCGTGAAGATCGCCCACGCCATGGGCGCCGAGGTCACCGTGCTCTCGCAGACCCTGAGCAAGAAGGACGACGGGCTCAAGCTCGGCGCCGACCACTACTACGCCACGAAGGACGAGGCGACCTTCCGCGACCTGAAGAACTCCTTCGACCTGATCATCAACACGGTCAGCGCGGTCATCGACCTCGACGCCTACCTGTCGCTGCTCGCGCTCGACGGCACCATGGTGAACGTCGGCGCCCCCGGCCAGGCCCTGCCGCTGCACGTGTTCACGCTGTTCGGAAACCGCCGCTCCTTCGCGGGCTCGGGAATCGGCAGCATCGGCGAGACCCAGGAGATGCTCGACTTCTGCGCCGAGCACGGCATCGCGCCCGAGACCGAGCTGATCTCGGCCGACTACATCAACGAGGCCTACGAGCGCGTGCTGAACTCCGACGTGCGGTACCGCTTCGTGATCGACGCCTCGACGTTCGCGTAG
- a CDS encoding DUF3073 domain-containing protein produces the protein MGRGRQKAKHTKVARELKYFSPDTNYSALERELTGKAGEPDYSKWVEEDDDSDDAFEPAAFEPTPFEPTDEQKRA, from the coding sequence ATGGGGCGTGGCCGTCAGAAAGCCAAGCACACGAAGGTCGCTCGCGAGCTGAAGTACTTCAGCCCCGACACGAACTATTCGGCGCTGGAACGCGAACTCACGGGCAAAGCCGGTGAGCCCGACTACTCCAAGTGGGTCGAGGAGGACGACGACTCCGACGATGCGTTCGAGCCGGCCGCATTCGAGCCGACGCCGTTCGAGCCGACAGACGAGCAGAAGCGCGCCTAG
- a CDS encoding APC family permease gives MVNETRSAKRWLIGDPLPSDKLDGQLLPKRLALPIFASDPLSSVAYAPQELLMILLIGGLSFLTLAPWVAAAVILLLVVVVASYRQLVKAYPSGGGDYEVAHKNLGEKAGLVVASALLVDYVLTVAVSVASGVDNIISAIPQLNPFRVELAVGFVILLMAVNLRGVRESSKAFAIPTYIFVGSVALMIVTGLIRTAVGDAPVSESAGFDVKAEQLTQAAMVLLLLRAFSSGCSALTGVEAISNGVPAFRTPKIKNAQRTLVLMGSIAICLFAGLTALALISNVHYAENACHLIGFADCATTPQRSLMAQVAAATFGNNSILFFIIQAATAAVLLLAANTAFNGFPLLGSVLAKDAYAPKAMLTRGDRLVFSNGMILLALAATAILVVYQASLTQLIQLYIIGVFVSFTLGQTGMVKHWLTMLKNGCADRGAVYRSLAINAVGAVFTAVVLIVVTITKFTHGAWLVFAIMPILFILMMGVNRYYRDVNREVEVDPTTTFGSSGDHAIVLVGRMQKPVLKALDYAIAARHDSIEAVHLSIDEEQTSQLEEDWQNMNIEVPLNIIESPYRDVAVPLAKYIMKHRAEHGSEVVTVYTPIYIVGHWWESMLHNHKARRIRKKLMLVHGVTIALVPWLLDSSELLYGRRSRPLPGQERRGEPVRPVPRRPHAGEPTAHKRMRG, from the coding sequence GTGGTCAATGAAACCCGCTCGGCGAAACGCTGGCTGATCGGAGATCCGCTCCCGAGCGACAAGCTCGACGGCCAGCTCCTGCCCAAGCGGCTCGCCCTACCCATTTTCGCGAGTGACCCGCTCTCCTCCGTGGCGTACGCGCCGCAGGAGCTGCTGATGATCCTGCTCATCGGCGGCCTCTCCTTCCTCACGCTCGCCCCCTGGGTCGCGGCGGCGGTCATCCTGCTGCTCGTGGTCGTGGTGGCCTCCTACCGCCAGCTCGTGAAGGCCTACCCGAGCGGCGGCGGCGACTACGAGGTCGCCCACAAGAACCTCGGTGAGAAGGCCGGCCTCGTGGTCGCCTCCGCCCTGCTCGTCGACTACGTGCTCACGGTCGCCGTGTCGGTCGCGTCGGGCGTCGACAACATCATCAGCGCCATCCCGCAGCTGAACCCCTTCCGGGTCGAGCTCGCGGTCGGCTTCGTCATCCTGCTGATGGCGGTGAACCTCCGCGGGGTGCGCGAGTCGAGCAAGGCCTTCGCCATCCCGACCTACATCTTCGTGGGCAGCGTCGCCCTGATGATCGTCACCGGGCTCATCCGCACGGCAGTCGGCGACGCCCCCGTCTCCGAGTCGGCCGGCTTCGACGTGAAGGCCGAGCAGCTCACCCAGGCCGCGATGGTGCTCCTGCTCCTCCGAGCCTTCTCGAGCGGATGCTCGGCCCTCACCGGCGTCGAGGCGATCTCCAACGGCGTGCCGGCCTTCCGTACGCCCAAGATCAAGAACGCCCAGCGCACGCTGGTGCTGATGGGCTCGATCGCGATCTGCCTGTTCGCCGGCCTCACCGCCCTCGCGCTGATCTCGAACGTGCACTACGCCGAGAACGCCTGCCACCTGATCGGTTTTGCCGACTGCGCCACGACTCCGCAGCGCAGCCTGATGGCGCAGGTCGCCGCTGCCACCTTCGGCAACAACTCGATCCTGTTCTTCATCATCCAGGCGGCCACCGCGGCCGTGCTGCTGCTGGCGGCCAACACCGCGTTCAACGGCTTCCCGCTGCTCGGCTCGGTTCTCGCGAAAGACGCTTACGCTCCCAAGGCGATGCTCACCCGAGGCGACCGCCTCGTCTTCTCCAACGGCATGATCCTGCTGGCATTGGCCGCGACCGCGATCCTCGTCGTCTACCAGGCCAGCCTCACGCAGCTCATCCAGCTCTACATCATCGGCGTCTTCGTCTCGTTCACCCTCGGCCAGACCGGCATGGTGAAGCACTGGCTGACGATGCTGAAGAACGGATGCGCGGACCGCGGCGCCGTCTACCGCTCCCTCGCGATCAACGCGGTCGGCGCCGTCTTCACCGCGGTGGTGCTGATCGTCGTCACGATCACCAAGTTCACCCACGGCGCCTGGCTCGTCTTCGCGATCATGCCGATCCTGTTCATCCTGATGATGGGCGTGAACCGCTACTACCGCGACGTGAACAGGGAGGTGGAGGTCGACCCGACCACCACCTTCGGCTCCTCGGGCGACCACGCGATCGTGCTGGTCGGCCGCATGCAGAAGCCCGTGCTGAAAGCCCTCGACTACGCGATCGCCGCCCGTCACGACTCGATCGAGGCGGTGCACCTCTCGATCGACGAGGAGCAGACCTCGCAGCTCGAGGAGGACTGGCAGAACATGAACATCGAGGTGCCGCTCAATATCATCGAGTCGCCCTACCGCGACGTCGCCGTGCCGCTGGCGAAGTACATCATGAAGCACCGCGCCGAGCACGGCTCCGAGGTCGTCACCGTCTACACGCCGATCTACATCGTGGGCCACTGGTGGGAGTCGATGCTGCACAACCACAAGGCCCGCCGCATCCGCAAGAAGCTGATGCTCGTGCACGGCGTGACGATCGCTCTCGTGCCGTGGCTGCTCGACTCCTCCGAGCTGCTCTACGGCCGCCGTTCGCGCCCGCTGCCCGGCCAGGAGCGCCGCGGCGAGCCCGTGCGCCCGGTTCCCCGCCGTCCCCACGCCGGTGAGCCGACGGCCCACAAGCGGATGCGCGGCTGA